One window from the genome of Bacillus weihaiensis encodes:
- a CDS encoding glycine betaine ABC transporter substrate-binding protein has protein sequence MSSKFSRLTVALGLTLGLAACSGGEETSTEGSNASIGESLDYKITGIDPGAGIMKATTKAIEDYELEDWEVIEGSGAAMTAALKKAYDKEEPIIVTGWTPHWKFSKFDLKYLEDPIGVYGEEETIHSIVRNGLKEDLPNVHKVLDQFHWTPDDMGVIMSAIQDGEEPEAAAAAWIEENEDKVAKWTEGVEAGNGEEVKFAYVAWDSTIASTNVLANVLTDLGYDVTLSQVEAGPMWAGVADGSVDAHIAGWLPLTHADQYEKYDGQFEDLGPNLEGAKTGLVVPTYMEIDSIEDLKE, from the coding sequence ATGAGTTCAAAATTTTCAAGACTAACAGTCGCTTTAGGATTAACGTTAGGATTAGCAGCATGTAGTGGTGGAGAAGAAACAAGTACAGAAGGCAGCAATGCATCTATTGGTGAATCACTAGATTATAAGATTACAGGAATTGATCCTGGTGCAGGTATCATGAAGGCAACAACGAAAGCTATTGAGGATTACGAGCTAGAAGATTGGGAAGTAATCGAAGGCTCTGGTGCAGCCATGACCGCAGCATTAAAGAAAGCGTATGATAAAGAAGAGCCGATCATCGTAACTGGCTGGACACCACATTGGAAATTCTCTAAATTTGACCTAAAATATTTGGAAGATCCTATAGGTGTATACGGGGAGGAAGAAACGATCCATTCTATTGTACGTAATGGCTTGAAAGAAGATTTACCTAATGTACATAAAGTTCTTGATCAATTTCATTGGACGCCAGACGACATGGGAGTCATCATGAGTGCAATACAGGATGGTGAAGAACCTGAAGCGGCTGCTGCAGCTTGGATTGAAGAGAATGAAGACAAGGTTGCAAAGTGGACTGAAGGTGTAGAAGCAGGGAATGGAGAAGAAGTTAAATTCGCTTATGTCGCTTGGGATAGTACGATTGCTAGTACGAACGTTCTTGCAAATGTATTAACAGACTTAGGCTATGATGTAACACTAAGCCAAGTTGAAGCCGGACCGATGTGGGCTGGTGTAGCGGATGGAAGTGTTGATGCTCATATTGCTGGGTGGTTACCCTTAACACATGCAGACCAATATGAAAAATATGATGGTCAATTTGAAGATTTAGGTCCAAACCTAGAAGGAGCAAAAACTGGTTTAGTTGTTCCAACTTACATGGAAATTGATTCAATTGAAGACTTAAAAGAATAA
- a CDS encoding ABC transporter permease: MENILPKLPLGDWIDALVAWLVANFEPLFEGIATGLESFVEGIVLGLGVVPIILLVIIISIVAWKVANWRMAVFTLIGLLLIDNLGYWENMLDTIALVLTSVGISIILGIPIGIWASQSEVVSKIVTPLLDFMQTMPAFVYLLPAIFFFNIGVVPGVVASVIFAMPPTIRLTILGIKQVPEDLIEATQAFGSTTSQKLLKVQLPLALPTIMAGINQSIMLALSMVVIASMVGAPGLGADVYRAVTQLQTGKGFEAGLAIVIIAIILDRITQNIGKTKTN; this comes from the coding sequence ATGGAAAACATCTTACCAAAGCTACCACTTGGGGATTGGATTGATGCCTTAGTAGCATGGCTAGTAGCAAATTTCGAACCTTTATTTGAAGGAATTGCTACAGGACTTGAATCGTTTGTAGAGGGTATCGTTCTAGGCTTAGGAGTTGTCCCAATCATTTTATTAGTCATCATTATTAGTATAGTAGCTTGGAAGGTTGCTAACTGGAGAATGGCCGTGTTTACACTTATTGGCTTACTACTAATTGATAATCTTGGATATTGGGAAAACATGCTTGATACAATAGCACTCGTATTAACTTCAGTCGGCATATCTATAATTCTTGGTATTCCGATTGGAATATGGGCGTCTCAAAGTGAAGTCGTTAGTAAAATTGTTACGCCATTATTAGACTTTATGCAAACAATGCCAGCATTTGTTTATTTATTACCAGCTATTTTCTTTTTTAATATTGGTGTAGTACCAGGTGTAGTTGCATCCGTTATTTTTGCAATGCCACCAACCATTCGTTTAACTATTCTAGGGATAAAGCAAGTTCCAGAGGATTTAATTGAGGCAACACAGGCATTTGGCTCTACTACAAGTCAAAAACTACTAAAAGTACAGCTGCCATTAGCCTTGCCAACCATAATGGCAGGGATAAACCAAAGTATTATGTTAGCTCTATCAATGGTAGTAATTGCATCAATGGTTGGTGCACCTGGGTTAGGTGCAGATGTTTATCGAGCAGTTACTCAATTACAAACTGGTAAAGGTTTTGAAGCTGGTCTAGCAATCGTAATCATTGCGATTATACTAGATCGGATTACTCAAAATATAGGAAAAACAAAAACAAATTAG
- a CDS encoding quaternary amine ABC transporter ATP-binding protein: MSNNVQPFKIKVSDVSKIFGKQSKKAAQLLKAGKTKQEILKETGATVGVNQANFEVYPGEIFVIMGLSGSGKSTLVRMFNRLIEPTSGQVFIDGQDIVSMNKEQLRNVRREKMSMVFQRFALFPHRTVLANTEYGLEIQGVEKEQRKQKALKSLKLVGLEGYENQLPSQLSGGMQQRVGLARALANDPDILLMDEAFSALDPLIRKDMQDELLELQSTMEKTIIFITHDLDEALRIGDRIALMKDGNIVQIGSPEDILMNPSNEYVERFVEDVDLSKVLTAAHVMKRAETVQVEKGARVALKIMQDNGISSVYIVNKQKKLTGVVSAQEAKRAIEENRSLEDVVEKNVTIVSPETLLIDLFEDVSTSTTPVAVVDDQNRLKGIVIKGAVIGALAGNSTYINEVESNTLPDRVEMEVL; this comes from the coding sequence ATGAGTAATAATGTTCAACCATTTAAAATTAAAGTAAGTGATGTTAGTAAGATTTTTGGAAAACAGTCAAAAAAAGCTGCGCAGCTTTTAAAAGCTGGTAAGACAAAGCAAGAGATATTAAAAGAAACTGGAGCAACTGTCGGTGTGAATCAAGCAAACTTTGAAGTCTATCCAGGTGAGATTTTCGTTATTATGGGACTCTCGGGGAGCGGGAAATCGACGCTTGTTCGAATGTTTAACCGATTAATTGAGCCGACAAGTGGACAGGTCTTTATTGATGGACAGGACATTGTTTCTATGAATAAGGAACAGTTAAGAAATGTCCGCCGTGAAAAGATGAGTATGGTCTTTCAACGATTCGCACTATTTCCACATCGAACAGTCCTAGCGAATACAGAATATGGCTTGGAAATACAAGGTGTAGAAAAAGAACAACGTAAACAAAAAGCATTAAAATCATTAAAGCTAGTTGGACTTGAAGGCTATGAAAATCAGCTACCAAGTCAGTTAAGTGGTGGAATGCAGCAAAGGGTAGGTCTTGCAAGAGCATTAGCAAATGATCCTGACATATTGTTGATGGATGAAGCGTTTAGTGCATTAGACCCTCTTATTAGAAAAGATATGCAAGACGAATTGTTAGAGCTTCAATCAACAATGGAAAAAACAATTATTTTCATTACACATGATTTAGACGAGGCTCTAAGAATTGGTGATCGCATTGCACTAATGAAGGATGGGAATATAGTACAAATAGGTTCTCCTGAAGATATTTTAATGAATCCTTCAAATGAATATGTCGAACGATTCGTTGAGGATGTAGACCTATCGAAGGTGTTAACAGCAGCTCATGTCATGAAGCGTGCTGAAACAGTTCAGGTAGAAAAAGGTGCAAGAGTAGCTCTGAAAATCATGCAAGACAACGGTATCTCATCTGTATATATTGTAAACAAACAAAAGAAATTAACAGGTGTAGTATCTGCTCAAGAAGCTAAACGTGCTATCGAAGAAAACAGATCACTAGAAGATGTTGTTGAAAAGAATGTGACAATTGTTTCACCAGAAACATTGTTAATTGATCTTTTTGAAGATGTATCAACCTCTACAACACCAGTTGCAGTTGTTGATGATCAAAATCGTTTAAAAGGGATTGTTATTAAAGGTGCTGTAATTGGAGCTTTAGCTGGAAATAGTACATATATAAATGAAGTTGAAAGCAATACACTCCCTGATCGTGTAGAAATGGAGGTATTGTAA
- a CDS encoding GbsR/MarR family transcriptional regulator, with protein sequence MHDKEIIEKARERVIEAISQNMNLYGVTPSVGRLWGLLYFQNQPMSLDGMKHELEMSKTSMSTSVRSLMDINMVDKVWVKGSRKDYYEVQEDWYQTFIDFMTIKWRNGVIINVSAIEKSLHELNDLLENENLSQELEMEVKSDITKLHQSLEYYDWMNRLVDKFESHEIFDFVPKKR encoded by the coding sequence TTGCACGATAAAGAAATCATTGAAAAGGCTCGCGAACGAGTTATTGAAGCTATATCTCAAAATATGAATTTATATGGAGTGACACCTTCTGTGGGTCGACTTTGGGGATTGCTCTATTTTCAGAATCAACCTATGTCACTTGATGGAATGAAACATGAATTAGAAATGAGTAAGACAAGTATGAGTACTTCAGTTAGAAGTTTAATGGATATTAATATGGTTGATAAAGTATGGGTAAAAGGATCGAGGAAGGATTACTATGAAGTTCAAGAAGATTGGTATCAAACATTTATTGATTTTATGACCATTAAATGGAGAAATGGGGTCATTATTAATGTGTCCGCCATTGAAAAATCTTTACATGAGCTTAATGATCTTTTAGAAAACGAGAACTTGTCTCAAGAGCTTGAAATGGAAGTGAAAAGTGATATAACTAAATTACATCAATCATTGGAGTATTATGATTGGATGAATCGTTTAGTTGATAAATTTGAATCTCATGAAATCTTTGACTTTGTTCCTAAAAAGAGGTAG
- the parC gene encoding DNA topoisomerase IV subunit A: MAESVEIFRDLPLEDVIGDRFGRYSKYIIQDRALPDARDGLKPVQRRILYAMHVDGNTNDKNYRKSAKTVGNVIGNYHPHGDTSVYDAMVRMSQDWKVRNLLIQMHGNNGSIDGDPPAAMRYTEARLSAIASELLRDIEKETVEFVPNFDDTSSEPLVLPAMFPNLLVNGSTGISAGYATEIPPHHLGEVIDAVIKRMDNPSCTVDDLMSVIKGPDFPTGGIIQGVEGIKKAYETGKGKIILRGKAAIEDVRGGKQQIVITEIPYEVNKANLVKRMDEFRIERKVEGIAEVRDETDRTGLRIVVELKKDANAEGVLHYLYKNSDLQIPYNFNMVAIHNRRPTLMSLPKILDAYIGHQKEVVTNRSNYELRKARERQHIVEGLIKALSILDEVIATIRASKDKRDAKDNLISKYQFTEPQAEAIVSLQLYRLTNTDITALTNEAEELDKKIDELTSILNDEKVLLKVIKTDLKKVKKTYADARRSVIEAEIEEIKINLEVMIASEDVIVTVTKDGYVKRTSQRSYAASNGQDFGMKETDRLLYQFDINTTEVVLLFTNKGNYLYCPVHELPDIRWKDLGQHIANIIPIDRDEEILKAIPVKNFEEPHYLTFITKQGMVKKTELSQYKAQRYSKPLVAVNLKGEDQVVDVHITSGKDDLFLITHLGYGLWFTEEEVNIVGPRAAGVKGINLKEDDYVVSGQILTPNKKAFLVIATQRGAVKKMTLTDFEKSSRAKRGLIMLRELKNNPHRIVGAHIVYGKEVFVVKTGQGIVQEVDIQSLRANDRYSNGSFVVDEEDSGSVSETWLSKPQE; encoded by the coding sequence TTGGCAGAGTCAGTAGAAATATTTCGAGATTTACCTCTTGAAGATGTAATTGGTGACCGTTTTGGTCGTTACAGTAAATATATTATTCAGGATCGTGCACTACCTGATGCACGAGATGGCTTAAAGCCTGTACAACGTAGAATTTTATATGCGATGCACGTTGATGGGAATACAAATGATAAAAATTACCGAAAATCAGCAAAAACAGTCGGAAACGTAATTGGTAATTATCATCCGCATGGAGACACATCTGTTTATGATGCAATGGTGAGGATGAGTCAAGACTGGAAAGTACGTAATCTTTTAATTCAAATGCATGGTAATAATGGAAGTATTGATGGTGATCCTCCAGCAGCAATGCGTTATACCGAAGCAAGACTTTCTGCTATTGCATCTGAACTATTACGAGATATTGAAAAAGAAACGGTTGAATTCGTACCTAATTTTGATGATACAAGTAGTGAGCCATTAGTCCTTCCTGCGATGTTCCCCAATTTACTTGTAAATGGTTCTACCGGGATATCAGCAGGCTACGCAACAGAAATTCCACCTCATCACCTTGGGGAGGTCATCGATGCTGTCATCAAGCGAATGGACAATCCTTCTTGTACAGTAGATGACTTAATGTCAGTAATAAAAGGTCCTGATTTTCCAACTGGCGGTATTATTCAAGGTGTAGAAGGAATAAAAAAAGCCTACGAAACAGGAAAAGGGAAAATTATTTTACGAGGAAAAGCGGCAATTGAGGATGTACGAGGTGGCAAGCAACAAATCGTCATCACAGAAATTCCTTATGAAGTAAACAAAGCCAATCTTGTCAAACGTATGGATGAGTTCCGAATTGAACGAAAAGTAGAAGGTATTGCAGAAGTTCGAGACGAAACGGATCGTACAGGCTTACGAATAGTGGTTGAATTAAAAAAGGATGCCAATGCAGAAGGCGTTCTACATTATTTATATAAAAATAGTGACTTACAAATTCCTTATAACTTTAACATGGTAGCGATCCATAATCGTAGACCAACTTTAATGAGCTTACCAAAGATACTAGATGCCTATATTGGACATCAAAAAGAAGTTGTGACAAATCGCTCGAATTATGAATTACGTAAAGCACGTGAGCGTCAACATATCGTTGAAGGTTTAATAAAAGCATTATCGATTTTAGATGAAGTTATCGCGACAATTCGTGCTTCAAAGGATAAACGTGATGCGAAGGATAACTTAATTTCAAAGTATCAATTTACAGAACCTCAAGCGGAAGCAATTGTATCGTTACAGCTTTATCGTTTAACTAATACAGACATAACTGCTTTAACAAATGAAGCGGAAGAGCTTGATAAAAAAATTGATGAGCTAACAAGTATTTTAAATGATGAAAAGGTGTTACTAAAGGTTATTAAAACAGATCTAAAAAAAGTGAAAAAGACGTATGCTGATGCTCGTCGTTCTGTTATTGAAGCTGAAATTGAAGAAATAAAGATTAACTTAGAGGTTATGATTGCTTCAGAGGATGTTATTGTGACAGTAACAAAGGATGGCTATGTGAAGAGAACTAGTCAACGTTCTTATGCAGCGTCAAATGGTCAGGATTTTGGAATGAAGGAAACAGATCGTTTGTTATATCAATTTGATATAAACACGACAGAAGTTGTTTTGTTATTTACGAACAAAGGGAATTATCTATATTGTCCAGTACACGAATTGCCTGATATCCGGTGGAAGGATCTTGGTCAGCATATTGCTAACATTATCCCGATTGACCGTGATGAAGAAATTTTAAAGGCAATACCAGTGAAGAACTTTGAAGAACCGCACTACTTAACGTTTATTACAAAACAAGGAATGGTAAAGAAGACGGAGCTAAGTCAATATAAAGCTCAAAGATATTCAAAACCACTAGTAGCTGTTAACCTAAAAGGCGAAGATCAAGTTGTCGATGTACATATTACAAGTGGGAAGGATGACTTATTCCTTATTACTCATCTTGGATATGGCTTGTGGTTTACCGAGGAAGAAGTGAATATCGTAGGTCCAAGAGCAGCTGGTGTGAAGGGAATTAATTTAAAAGAAGATGACTATGTAGTAAGTGGTCAAATATTAACACCGAATAAAAAAGCGTTTTTGGTCATTGCCACTCAAAGAGGAGCAGTGAAAAAAATGACATTAACAGATTTTGAAAAATCATCTCGAGCAAAACGAGGCTTAATCATGTTGAGAGAGCTAAAAAATAATCCTCATCGGATTGTGGGGGCTCATATTGTTTATGGTAAAGAAGTATTTGTTGTAAAGACAGGCCAAGGTATCGTTCAGGAAGTAGATATTCAATCATTACGAGCAAATGATCGTTATAGCAATGGATCATTTGTAGTAGATGAAGAGGATTCAGGCTCTGTCAGTGAAACATGGCTAAGCAAGCCACAAGAATAA
- the parE gene encoding DNA topoisomerase IV subunit B — MSNKQQFDYNDDAIQVLEGLEAVRKRPGMYIGSTDSRGLHHLVYEIVDNSVDEALAGYGDHIIVKIHKDNSISVQDKGRGMPTGMHKLGKPTPEVILTVLHAGGKFGQGGYKTSGGLHGVGASVVNALSEWLVVTIQRDGFTYEQRFENGGKPVTTLEKKGKTNKSGTRIHFKPDPLMFSTTTYNFETLSERLRESAFLLKGFKIELIDERHDQSEVYHYETGIEAFVTYLNEEKDALHPVVSFEGEQNGIEVDFAFQFNDGYSENILSFVNNVRTKDGGTHEAGSKTAMTRAFNEYARKTGLLKEKDKNLEGSDIREGLAAIVSVRIPEELLQFEGQTKGKLGTSEARSAVDAIVSENLSYFLEENPDAGTLLVKKSIKAFQAREAARKAREEARSGKKRKRSETTLSGKLTPAQSRNPMKNELYLVEGDSAGGSAKQGRDRRFQAVLPLRGKVINTEKAKLADIFKNEEINTIIHAIGAGVGAEFLVEDVNYDKVIIMTDADTDGAHIQVLLLTFFYRYMKPLIEAGKVFIALPPLYKVSKGAGKKEVVEYAWSDDELDAAIAKVGRGYMIQRYKGLGEMNADQLWETTMNPESRTLIRVKIDDAARAERRVTTLMGDKVEPRRKWIESNVAFGLDEETNILENEHLSVTEEA; from the coding sequence TTGAGTAATAAGCAACAATTTGATTATAATGATGACGCTATACAGGTCCTTGAAGGTTTAGAGGCTGTAAGAAAGCGTCCAGGGATGTATATTGGTAGCACGGATAGCCGTGGCTTACATCATCTCGTCTATGAAATTGTCGATAACTCTGTTGATGAAGCGTTAGCAGGTTATGGTGATCATATCATTGTAAAAATACATAAAGATAATAGTATATCTGTTCAAGATAAAGGACGAGGAATGCCAACCGGTATGCATAAACTTGGCAAACCAACTCCAGAGGTTATTTTAACTGTCCTTCATGCAGGTGGAAAATTCGGACAAGGTGGTTATAAAACAAGCGGTGGATTACATGGTGTTGGTGCCTCTGTAGTTAATGCGTTGTCAGAATGGCTTGTTGTAACCATACAGCGTGATGGCTTTACGTACGAACAACGATTTGAGAATGGCGGTAAGCCTGTTACAACTCTTGAGAAGAAAGGGAAAACTAACAAATCCGGAACGAGAATTCATTTTAAGCCAGATCCTCTTATGTTCAGTACAACGACGTATAATTTTGAAACATTGAGCGAGCGTTTGCGTGAATCAGCCTTTTTATTAAAAGGGTTTAAAATTGAGTTAATAGATGAACGTCATGATCAAAGTGAAGTCTACCATTATGAAACAGGAATTGAAGCCTTTGTTACTTATTTAAACGAAGAAAAAGATGCCCTACATCCCGTTGTTTCTTTTGAGGGAGAACAAAATGGCATTGAAGTAGATTTTGCTTTTCAATTTAATGATGGTTACTCAGAAAATATTTTATCGTTTGTAAATAATGTTCGTACAAAAGATGGCGGAACTCATGAAGCGGGTTCAAAGACAGCGATGACGAGAGCTTTTAACGAATATGCTAGAAAAACGGGTTTGTTAAAAGAAAAGGATAAAAACCTAGAAGGCTCTGATATTCGTGAGGGCTTAGCTGCAATAGTATCTGTACGTATTCCAGAAGAGCTTCTTCAGTTTGAAGGACAGACGAAAGGGAAGCTTGGTACAAGTGAAGCAAGGTCTGCGGTTGATGCTATTGTATCTGAAAACTTATCGTATTTCCTAGAAGAGAATCCTGATGCAGGTACGTTACTTGTGAAAAAATCGATTAAAGCGTTTCAAGCACGTGAAGCGGCAAGAAAAGCACGTGAAGAAGCAAGAAGTGGAAAGAAGCGTAAACGCTCCGAAACAACCTTAAGTGGAAAGCTTACACCAGCTCAATCTCGTAACCCAATGAAAAATGAATTGTACCTAGTTGAGGGTGATTCTGCAGGTGGTTCAGCGAAGCAAGGAAGGGATCGCAGGTTCCAAGCTGTGTTACCGCTTCGAGGGAAAGTAATTAATACAGAGAAAGCGAAATTAGCAGATATTTTCAAAAACGAGGAAATCAACACGATCATTCATGCGATTGGTGCAGGTGTTGGTGCTGAGTTTTTAGTTGAAGATGTGAATTATGATAAAGTCATAATCATGACAGATGCAGACACGGATGGAGCACATATTCAAGTTCTCCTTTTAACCTTCTTTTATCGCTATATGAAACCGCTAATAGAAGCAGGAAAAGTGTTTATTGCCCTTCCACCTCTTTATAAGGTGAGCAAGGGAGCAGGAAAGAAAGAAGTCGTAGAATATGCTTGGTCTGATGATGAATTAGATGCTGCGATAGCAAAAGTTGGTAGAGGCTATATGATTCAGCGCTATAAAGGTCTTGGGGAAATGAATGCAGATCAACTATGGGAAACAACGATGAATCCTGAGTCTAGAACGCTTATCCGCGTAAAAATTGATGATGCAGCACGAGCAGAGCGTCGTGTTACAACATTAATGGGTGATAAAGTAGAACCTAGACGTAAATGGATTGAAAGCAATGTCGCATTTGGCTTAGACGAAGAAACAAATATATTAGAAAATGAGCATTTATCGGTCACAGAGGAGGCATAG
- a CDS encoding CoA-binding protein gives MAIQNPSRQEIGEILKTSKKIAVVGLSNNPERTSYMVSKAMQDAGYDIIPVNPTVDEVLGKKAVASLKDISEHVDIVNVFRRSEHLLDVAKEFLEIDADIYWAQLGLENEEAYELLKENDKTVIMDRCIKVEHAMTK, from the coding sequence ATGGCAATTCAAAACCCATCACGTCAAGAGATTGGAGAAATTTTAAAAACAAGTAAAAAAATCGCTGTTGTAGGATTATCTAATAATCCTGAACGAACATCTTATATGGTTAGTAAAGCTATGCAGGATGCAGGATACGATATCATCCCAGTGAATCCTACTGTTGATGAGGTGTTAGGGAAAAAAGCTGTAGCTTCTTTAAAAGACATTAGTGAGCATGTTGATATTGTAAATGTATTTCGTCGGTCTGAGCATTTGCTCGATGTAGCAAAGGAATTCCTTGAAATTGATGCGGATATTTATTGGGCACAATTAGGATTAGAAAATGAAGAAGCGTATGAGTTATTGAAGGAGAACGATAAAACAGTGATTATGGATCGCTGTATTAAAGTGGAGCATGCCATGACGAAGTGA
- the plsY gene encoding glycerol-3-phosphate 1-O-acyltransferase PlsY, with translation MIEALIFIIAYLLGSIPSGLIVGKVGYGIDIREHGSGNLGGTNTFRTLGVKAGLIVTIADILKGTLAASLPLIFGNNELNPLIVGIFAVVGHTYPIFAKFKGGKAVATSGGLLLFVEPIMFLTMLAVFFLVLFLSKYVSLSSMLAGVYGIIYSLFTGNIGLIIVISLLTGFVIYRHRANIKRIIDKTEPKVKWL, from the coding sequence ATGATTGAAGCATTAATTTTTATAATAGCGTACCTTCTTGGCTCAATTCCCTCGGGCCTTATTGTCGGTAAAGTTGGCTATGGAATTGACATAAGAGAGCATGGAAGTGGAAATTTAGGGGGAACTAATACATTTAGGACTTTGGGTGTTAAAGCAGGCTTAATTGTAACAATAGCAGATATTTTAAAAGGTACTCTTGCAGCCTCATTACCACTTATTTTTGGAAACAATGAATTGAATCCTCTTATCGTTGGTATTTTTGCTGTTGTTGGTCATACATATCCAATTTTCGCAAAGTTTAAAGGTGGAAAAGCTGTTGCTACTTCTGGCGGACTATTATTATTCGTTGAGCCTATAATGTTTCTAACAATGTTAGCAGTCTTTTTCCTTGTCCTATTTCTTTCAAAATATGTTTCCCTTTCCTCTATGTTAGCAGGAGTGTATGGAATTATTTACAGTCTATTTACAGGGAATATTGGCTTAATCATTGTAATATCATTATTAACTGGATTTGTTATTTATCGTCATCGAGCAAATATCAAACGTATTATTGATAAAACGGAACCTAAGGTAAAATGGCTCTAA
- a CDS encoding HesB/YadR/YfhF family protein — protein sequence MNLMINEHAAKWYIDELMLEKGDNVQFFVRYGGCSNVQKGFSLGVVKQNPEEVGSSVEANGITFFVEKRDLWYFDGHDLRVELDESEQEPVFHYENGKES from the coding sequence ATGAATTTAATGATTAATGAACATGCTGCTAAATGGTATATAGATGAGCTAATGCTTGAAAAAGGTGATAATGTTCAATTTTTTGTGCGTTATGGGGGTTGTAGTAATGTGCAAAAAGGTTTTTCACTTGGTGTTGTAAAGCAAAATCCAGAAGAAGTTGGTTCGAGTGTTGAAGCTAATGGTATTACATTTTTTGTAGAAAAACGTGATTTATGGTATTTTGATGGCCACGATTTACGTGTTGAACTTGATGAAAGTGAACAAGAGCCTGTATTTCATTACGAAAACGGAAAAGAAAGTTAA
- a CDS encoding YbgC/FadM family acyl-CoA thioesterase: MHVAKKEIEVRYAETDQMGVVYHANYLIWMELGRTKLIQDLGFTYAGMEAQGIIAPVIDLDISYKKPLKYGETAMVHTWIEEYNGMKSVYGYEIYTPTGELAVQATSSHVCVHKETFRPVKFRKLFPDWHEAYEKAKK, encoded by the coding sequence ATGCATGTAGCAAAGAAAGAGATAGAAGTTCGATATGCAGAAACTGATCAAATGGGTGTTGTGTACCATGCGAACTACTTAATTTGGATGGAACTTGGTCGAACAAAATTAATCCAAGATCTTGGTTTTACTTATGCAGGTATGGAAGCTCAAGGTATTATTGCTCCAGTCATTGACCTGGATATAAGCTATAAAAAACCTCTTAAATACGGTGAGACAGCAATGGTCCATACGTGGATAGAGGAATACAATGGAATGAAAAGCGTTTATGGATATGAAATTTACACACCGACTGGTGAACTAGCTGTTCAAGCAACATCTAGCCATGTTTGTGTCCATAAAGAGACATTTAGACCTGTCAAATTTAGAAAGCTGTTTCCAGACTGGCATGAGGCTTATGAAAAGGCGAAAAAATAA
- the tlp gene encoding small acid-soluble spore protein Tlp produces the protein MPKHTKPNPDDRSDNVEKLQSMVQNTIENIEEAQDSLQFANPEERERIEAKNLRREESINAMRNEIKDEAQARESGYRHDQ, from the coding sequence ATGCCAAAGCATACAAAACCAAATCCAGATGATCGATCTGATAACGTAGAAAAGCTACAAAGCATGGTACAAAACACAATTGAAAATATTGAAGAAGCTCAAGATTCTCTTCAATTTGCAAATCCAGAAGAGCGTGAGAGAATTGAAGCGAAAAATCTTCGTCGTGAAGAAAGTATCAATGCTATGAGAAATGAAATTAAAGACGAAGCTCAAGCACGTGAAAGCGGCTATCGTCATGATCAATAA
- a CDS encoding acid-soluble spore protein N gives MTNQNDKQSHYNPAHVGMKPRGFGNNKGKKMQDTSGEHAQVIQTKGE, from the coding sequence ATGACAAACCAAAATGATAAACAATCACACTACAATCCTGCACATGTTGGCATGAAACCAAGAGGCTTCGGTAATAATAAAGGGAAAAAAATGCAAGATACATCTGGTGAACATGCACAAGTAATTCAAACAAAAGGCGAATAG
- a CDS encoding FbpB family small basic protein: MRKNRKKTFEELVSENKQQLLSDKEALQRLEDRWEQRLLKKLD; the protein is encoded by the coding sequence ATGAGAAAAAATCGAAAGAAAACATTTGAAGAATTAGTAAGTGAAAATAAACAGCAGCTTTTAAGCGATAAAGAGGCGTTACAACGTCTTGAAGATCGTTGGGAGCAAAGGTTATTAAAAAAGTTAGATTAG